The following is a genomic window from candidate division KSB1 bacterium.
TCTATACACCGGTGCCGGTGAACACGATTCTGGCGCAAATCCAGGCATTTGACGGCAGGCTGGCTTTTGTGGGCACACCGGATCAGGTGGCGTCAATTCGCTACCTGCAAATGCGACGCTACGAACCCGCCCTGAAAATAAAATACATCATCGGCCTGTATGTGGGCACATTGATGTATATTGGCGCGGTCGAGAGCTTTTTGAAAAGCAACCGGGTTCAGTCTCTTTCAGAAATCCGTTCGCTAAAGTACAGAGACGGCGAGTGGCCCGGCTATCTGAAAATAGAGTTAAAAGATGGAAACGTTTTAACCGCTAAAAAATTTTATTACAATTATTTGATTCCTTTTTACATCACGCAAAGTTCGCTGCTTTCTGTTGATTTTACCAATGAGCTGACTGATATTTCTGTCGGCGACGCCTGGTCGCCCCGCTATATCCGGCAGGGAATGGGATTCTCAGTGGCGGCAGCGCGCTCGGAAAAGGGAGTGGAACTTTTGCGCGCTATGCAGACTGAAAAATGCATTGAATTGAGCGCAATATCGCCTGACCATGCTATGGCCATGCACGCGCATATGCTGGATTTCAAGAAAAGAGGCGCGTTCATCCGTTTTAAAATCCGTAAAGCACTGGGAATGAAACATCCGGATTTCGGTTATTCACCTGTCAGGATTCCGAAAAAAAGAATACTGATCGAAATACTGATATATTGTCTGTTTGCACTCGGCAAACGCCCGGTTTTCCGCAAACTGGTGCAACATATACCGCCGCGAATTTTAGGTCCAAAGTTTGATGTTTTGCGCTATAAATGGAAGAGCCTGTCCCGAAGAACAAAACGCAGCGGACTTGAACAGCAGCGTTTTAAAGAACAGGGGATACCCCATGACCCATAATGAGTATCACTTTACATTCAGAGGGGTCTGGTCCCGGCTCTGCGATGAATATCGATACTATACACAACGCCCCTGGACACTGACCCAGGTTGGAAAATTCTGGGATACCGTGACAGCCTATGACGAGGTTAACAGTCGATTGTATACCTATGATAAACGCTTTACAGAATCCTGGAAACTTGCGGCGCCGTATCTGGAGAATAAAACCTATGTGGCGCTCGATATTCAGGCCCGAAGCGGGAATGGAACGGAATACTGGAGTCGCAAGATTGATATGTCTTTCGTAACACTTGTGGACTTTTCTGATTTCCTGCAAAAGTGTGCGGAAAAAAAATTAACAGGCACAGAGATTTGTTATAACACTGTAAAGATCACTGATTTCCCGCTGCCGTTTGATGATGATTCGTTCAATCTTGTATTATCCTATGAAACGATAGAACACGTTTATCAATATGATCAGTTTGTGTCTGAATTGAGCCGCGTCTTGACGCGAGACGGAGTATGTATCCTGACCTGTCCGAACGTCGGCTGGGAGATTGTGCACTGGATCGCCGCGATTGTCAATATTAACCATAGCGAAGGGCCGCATCGGTTCATCGCCAGAAAAAAGCTGCTGCACAGTTTTCGTAAACACAGGCTGCGCATTCTGGCGGAAAATTCCACGGTCATCCTGCCGTTTAAAAACAGATTTTCCATTACACTGAACGAAAAACTGGAACAATATCTCCCCGAATCAATAAAACAAAAAATAGCGCTGCGTCGCACATTTATTCTCCGTAAACAAACCCGGATATAAGCATATGTCGCTGCAAAAAGGTGTGTTGGATAAAAACTATGCATGGGCAAGAAAGCGCAAGCCTGAACTGATATTCCGTTACAGGGTCAGGGCGGCATTGATCAAAACGATCATGGATCGCTACCTGTCCGGTCACCGGGACCTGCAGATCCTTGATTTCGGATCAGCCGAAGGACTGACGCTGCTGCAATTGTGTAAATATTTTCCCAATGCTCATTTTACAGGTGTCGAATATTCCCGCGAGTTGCTGCAAACGGCTCCTCCGTTACCCTCGAATATACACCTTTGTCAGGGGGATATTTCTAATCTTGATGACAAGATCCGGAGTAAAAAGTATGATTTGGTCACGGCCCTGGCTGTGCTTGAACACCTCGAAACACCGGAAAAAGCACTGCAGACTGCACATTCTGTATTAAAACCGGGCGGCTTGTTTGTGGCGACCGTCCCCAGTCCGTTGTGGGATCAGATTGCCACTCGTCTGGGTCTGCTTCAGGACCACCACGAAAGCAGCCTGAATAAAAAATCGCTACGTGAACTTTTCATTCGGTCGGGATATAAGGGTGCGGAATACGGCAGATTTATGTGGGCGCCCGTCTCGGCCCTGCCGTATTTGCATATTTCTGTTTCGCCTGTTGCATCATTGAAAATTGATGCCTTTATTTACAAACTCTGGGTGTTGAACTGGCTTTATGTGAATCAGTTTATTATCGCCAAACGATAACTTTGGGTTTCCAGTACAAAACACAAAAATGCTCTTTTCTTTTTTAATTTTTCTCTTTACATTAACGTGGAATAAAAACTGATTTTAATTTATAACGAGGAAAAATAATGCAGGTACTTTTAACATTTGTTGCACTTTTACTAACCGGACAGATTGCCACACTGGTTGCTTATATTGGACCGGGATCCGGGTTGAGCGCCATAGGCACATTGATTGCCTTTGTTGCGGCTTTATTATTGGCGATTATCGGATTCGTTTGGTATCCCGTAAAACGGTTAATGGCAAAACGACGTGAGAAAAAACAGGATACCTCCGAAATATGATCATTGCCATTTCGACGCTGTCTATTGTATTATTTGTTGTCATGTTGAAAAAATCAGGGGTCATTCAAAAAGGCAGAGACATTCTCAGTGCGCTCAAGGATGTTCTGGGCGTCTTTGGGGATGAGGATCTGGATGATCTCATGCGCGAAAAAGAGATCCAGAAAGCCTCTTTGAGGATGTTTGGCTACTTTTTTTCCATCTTGCTGCGCAGTTTGTTTGTTCTTGCATTGGCGTTTGTACCCATAGGGCTCGCCGGTCTGTTATTCTCAGCGCCGATTGACGCCTATCTTGACTTTCTCGCCCAATGGCAGGTGATCCTTGTTTCAGCTGTACTGATCACCGTGTGGTTCTATATCACTGAAAAACAAAAGAAAACCGGGGATGATCAGACAAATAATTATTCGGTTTCCGATCAGCTGCTGCACACGATGGCGTTCAGCGCCATCGGATTGCAAAAATCTGCGACCCGGTTGGAATCGTTGATGTACGGCAGACGTTTCCAAAACATTGAAATAAAATCTCCCATTTTTATCACCTCATTACCGCGTGCCGGCACCACCTTGATGCTGGAAGTGCTAAGCCGTTTCCCGTCACTGGCTTCGCATACCTACCGGGATATGCCGTTTCTGTTGACACCCTACCTGTGGGCCAAAATGAGCAGGGTGTTTCAGAAAAAATCAGAACTGCGGGAACGCGCGCACGGGGACGGTATGCAGGTGGGATTTGACAGTCCCGAGGCGTTTGAAGAAATTCTCTGGCGCAGTTTCTGGCCGGAAAAATACAGCTCATCCGGCATTGAACTGTGGACCGCTGACGATGAAAAAGATGCAGCCGATTCTTTCTTTACGCAGCACATGAAAAAAATTATTGCCCTGAGATGCCCCGATCACCGGGATACGGCGCGTTATGTCTCTAAAAACAATGCCAATATTTCACGACTGCAACTCATTGCGCAGATGTTCCCCGATGCTGTCATCCTCCTTATTTTGCGCCACCCGCTTGAACAGGCGACCTCGCTGCTGCGCCAGCACAGGCATTTCCTGGAATTGCATGAAAAAGATCCCTTTGTCCGCCAGTATATGCGCGATATCGGCCATTATGAATTCGGTGATCTGCACCGGCCGATTCGGTTTCCCGCGTTTGCTGAATATTGTGGTCGGCGAAATCCGTTGACTCTAAATTACTGGCTGGGTTACTGGATTTCCGCGTTCGAATTTGTGAGTCAATTCATGGATAATCTGTATATCATTCCCTATGAACAAACCTGCAGACAGGGAGCGGCTGCTCTTGAACGGATTTGTACGACTCTGGATATCCCGACTGAAGGTCAACTTGATGCGATTGCCGGTCTGTTTGGGGAACCGTCTATGAGAGGGGAGCGGGGTGGATGCGATAAGCATGTATTGGAAAAAGCAGAGCGAGTGTACAATACACTCTTGCAAGCAAAGTCTATTCTATAAAATTACAGTTGATGCACTTTGATTCGTATGAAAGAATAGAGTGTCCTGTCCACGGAATTTATTGATTAAATTGAACCCGTTTGTTTGTGAACCAGGATTTTGCTCTGGTACAAACTAGGCCCCGTGCTCCGCTAACTGGTTTCTCAATGCTTTGATCCATATAGCATTTCCATTTGAATTCAGATGTATACCGTCCGCATCATAGTATTGTTTATTAACCCGGCCTTGCTCATCAAGCAGTGAATCATAAATATCGATAAAACTTCCAGTGCAATATTCATGGCATAATTTTACCATTTCTTGATTAAACAATCTCGCTTTTTTATTTCTGTCTCCAAGAGTGTCATATGTGGGAAACAGACCGCAGCAAATAAAGGGCACTTTTTCCGGAAGATGTTTTATCAGTATAGTCATTTCTTCGATCATTTGAATGATGGATTGGCGATTCAAATCATTGCTTCCGATTGAGAGAATAATACATTTTGCCTTTGAGAGATTTTGGTATTGGTCGATTCGTGCAATCGAACCTGCAATAGTATCTTTACCTATGCCCAGATTGACAGCGGGATTGGCGACAGCCGAACCACAAAGCCCTTCAATATGACTGTCGCCAATAAATATGAAACTTCCATCCGGCCAGTTACCGGTTGCTCTCAGATGATATTTGACGTGACGGTGGTAATATAGTGATGTTCTATCAATAGTTTTTTCGATCGATGGTCTGCGAAACAGCACACAACTATAAAGCAGACCGATGAGTAAAAGGTGAATACTCAAGAGATAAATGATGTATAGTTTTTTCCTGACAGCCGGGTCGGGTTTGAAAAATTCTTTACGCAAAATATGATACTCCGGTTTTTAACTAAAAAAATAACGCTTGAAATCAATTATAACAATTACTGGATAATATAGCAAATGAAATTTAACTGATACGGGTGTGTTCTTTTACATGCAAATTGTAAAGAGGACTGTTTCAGGACGGTTCTATTGCTTTTTCCGTTCAAAAAAATCCTCCTTGCATCTAATTCAAATTCCATATATATTTTATCGGAAATTCTACGGGCTTGCTCTTTTTGATTTGGGTTCAGATGTTTGTGGTCGTGTTTTATCAGGGCTCAATGTCAACAAATTTCAAGGGCTTGTTATTTTCTGTTGAATATAGGATGGGAGGCTCGGTTATTAAAACAAACTTTACCCGAGGCAGTGGTTTATTTGAAAATTTACTTTCAAAGAAAAGAGCAGCTTTGGCCGCCCATTATATTAGAAAACATAATGGCCCGCAAACCAGCATTCTGGATATCGGTTGCGGCACTTTTCCATTTTTCCTTTCAAGAGTCAATTTTACGAACAAATACGCTTTAGACCGGATTCCTGTCTATACCCCGTCTCTGAATATCCATTTCACAAACCAGGATTTACAAGTCAATGTCCAGCTGCCATTTGAAGACAACACCTTTGATGTGATCACGGCCCTGGCTTTTGTCGAGCATGTTAATGATGCAAACAGGAAAAAATTGTTTCTCGAGATTTACAGGGTTTTAAAAAGGGGCGGGATGTTTTTTTTAACAACACCCTGCAAATGGACAGAATCCATTTTGATTATTCTGGCAAAGCTTAATATGGTCAGCCGGGAGGAGCTCCGGGAACACAAAGATTTGTTAACCCGTGATGAACTCAAAGAATTGCTCATTTTATCCGGATTCGATCGCCACACTATCCAAAGCGGCCGCTTTGAGGCCGGATTAAATTTATATGAAATGGCTGTAAAATAAACCGGCAACAGGATTGACCACCCAGGTTCTGAAACAACCTGATATCATGTTTGATTCTGATTTTATAGATAAACGCAGTGACTGATTATAGTTTTATTGGATTATGAATCTATTCGTTGAAAAAAGAGGTCCCGGTGAAAACAAAATTCATGAAAACAGGATTTCTGGACAAGCCGAATCCTTACATCATACTGCAAGTTTTTATCATCCTTTGGGGGCTGTATATCAGAACGCGCCAGTATTTATGGAACCGCAGTTTATGGCTCGACGAAGCTTGTGTGGCCTGGAATATTTTAAAGCATTCTTATTCCGGTTTGACCGGCCCCCTGGAGTATGGTCAGGCTGTGCCTTTGTTTTTCCTTTATACAACAAAATTGTTTGCAGAACTGTTTGGATATTCGGATTTTATTTACAGACTGCTTCCTTTCTATTGCAGGTGTTTTGTCAGTATTCCTCAGTAACGTCCGGTTAGGTTTTTGCACGTAGAGTAATTTCGTCGATTTTTTCTATGAGATTTTCTACGATTTTTCTTGTCGGAATCTCGCACTTCATTTTGAATTTGAATACGGAGTTCTCGCACTCTTTCGATGTTAACTTTTTCGTTATAATTTTCATGACAATAGATTGCCAGCAGCAAATATGTAATGAGGCCGCCGAGAATTTGAACCATAAGTCCGTACTGACTTCGAGCTATGAGATGATAGACTTTGAGATGCGTGCGTTTCCACCAAGCGAAGAAATTTTCAATTTCCCAACGAAGTTTGTATGCCTGAGCAACATCTTCTGCAGAGAGGTCATAACGATTTGTCGCGATCCAGTATTTTACATTGCCGATTTTAATAACCGACAAGTCGTATCGACTTTTTTGTTTGATTGGTGCCCGGCGTCCCCAATAAAACTATAGCATCATAAAAAACAGATGCTTTCTGGTTTTATGTCATGTGCATAAAGACATATTTTCTCGTCGATGCTTTGATGCGGCAGAAAAATTGACGACCGTCCTCCTGCCATTGGTCAAAGCGTTTATGGCATTGATAGCCCCGATCAAGAACGCCGGACTGGTCAGAAGAGAGTATTTGATCGACAAATGGTCGTTCACCGGCTAAACCGCCTGTGAGATATAGTTTTGTTGGAATGGACCGATTGATATCAAAACCGAGATGAACTTTTGCCTTTTTTAGAGCCGTTTCTATAATCAGCCCAAGTCATTGAAAGAACAGCATCAATCAAAGAACCATCGATGGCAACAAGCTTCCCAAATGTTCAAATTGATTTGGGATAGTGGCCGCAGCTTTGGCTTGAAGTTCATTAAAAACAACGAGCTAGTTGTTCGAAGGCCGCGATTGTTGATAGCCTCAAAAAAGCTACTTTTTTTGATTCCATCTTTCGGGGCAATATGCTCCCGAGCAAATGTATCTTCTTGAAGAACCTGGACAAGATGAGTCCCTGATTCATGCTCTTCAAGATGATAAAACACGAGGGCATTGAGTTGATCTTCAAATGTCATTTGCAGAGGTCGATCTCCTCGTGAAACTAATGGTGGTACCTTGGACAAGATAGCCTTGATCGGTTCCATTAGTCTTTTGAATGTTTTAGATTTTTGTCGAGGCTTAAACTTTTTGAATTTACGTCGCATTTCCATAACACCTTATATTTATTAATGTTATGAAAGTCGACTTTGAAATTTTTGACGTAATGTCAAGTGTTTTTTTGTGTTATGTCATATTTTTTTGTAGAATCTGAGCGTTGCAATTACCTAACCGGACGTTACTGAGTATTCCTGGTTTATTTTTTACTGCGTGAAATATTTGACGAAAAGATCACATCGATCGCATTGTTTTTCTTTATATGTTCCCGGCAGCTGATTTATTATAGTCAGGAGCTAAAGCCCTATTCACTGGATGTGTTTTGGACGGTTGTGCTGCTTTTGCTCTTTTTTCAGGTACAAAAAAAAGATAACGTCCGCCTGGCAGATGCAGTTATTATGGGGGTCCTGGGGAGTCTGGCACTATGGTTTTCATTTGCCACACTTTTTTTGATTGCAGCGGGTTCGATTTATTTTGTGGTTTTATATTTTCATAAGAAAACAGCCATGCTTCTTTTCCCCATTTTGTTTTGGCTGTTCAATACGATTGCTTTTGCTCTTGTACAGCGGCAGGGTATTCAAATGGGTGATTTAACGGCTTATTGGAATTTTGCGTTTATACCTCTTCCGTCAGATACTCTATCCTTACAGCGCATCGGGCATATGTTTCAGAATTTCATTCACTATGCCGGTATTCCCTATGTTTCAGTATCCGCTGCTGTTATTGTTTTTTTGCTGGGCCTTTATCACTTTTTTAAAACAATGCCTGTCAAGGCGTTTATACTTGTATTGATATTTGTGATGCCGGTTTTTGCTTCGATGATTCAAAAATATCCGTTTTCAGGACGTATGGTTTTATTTCTTCTGCCAATATTTTATATTGTCATAGCGTCTGGTATGATACCCCTTTTCTCTTGTCAACGATTGGCTGGTTGGATTTTTGTTTTATTTCTTTGCATGCCCTTTCTTAAAACCGGAATTGAATTATCATATAAACCTATCAAAATGGAAGAGATAAAACCGCTCCTTGAAATTTTTACAGAAAACAGACAAGCGTCGGATGCTCTATATGTGTATCCGAATGCGTTTCCGGCATTTCGGGTTTATCAACCAAACTACAATATTGATAACAGCGAGTTTACAGTAGGAATACCGGATTCTATTACATTGCTGACTGGTAAAAATATCTGGATTCTCTATTCTCATTTAACGAAACATACAGACTATCCAAAAGCCCCAGAGTACCAAAAGACGGTTTATAAAGAAACCGGTGCCAAATTGGTACATTATGAGAAAAGCAGTACATCTGATGATGTTTATAACAACAAAAATAGCGCTTGCCCGGAGACAAGTGTCATTTCTGATTAATTTTAATACCCTGTTCAGGTTGGATACTGGATATAGCTGAAGCTGCATTCAGGATTCTGCTTTGAATAAGCATCTATATTCAATTATATTGAACAGCTTTTTGATCAGATGCTGTGAAGCGATATAATACCAGATAATTGGAATAAAAAAGTCCGCGCCGATAAAAAGCTGTGATAATGTTTTGTCTTTAATCCCATAAATCACGACTGTCAGGATAAAAACACAGGCAAAAATAACAGAATCGGATCGCGCCCATACGGCCAGGAAGATAAAAAGTCCTGATACATCGCAGAACTGTCCGGTATGAGAATAACCGCATTGTCCGGGGTGTGTGTGTTGATAGGATGAACATCGGTGTAATCAAAGCCCGGTTTGAGCACCAGTTTCTGCTCGCGGCTAAAATGCGGGTGATACACGATGGTGGACAAGGGGCCGAAAATAAACTGTGTTGCCGCATTCCGGTAAGCGGGAATAAACACAAATATGAACGATCAGAGCAAACGAGAAAAAAAGCCGGGCATAAATCGTCTTGAGGGTCCGGGTGTTTTATCAATATGATCCGTTTCCTGCATAACAACCTTTTTTTCAGATTCCGCTCAAACATGACAGATCACACACCCGGTTCCGAACCTGTGTTCAACGGCAGGTTGAGTGTCCCCGTCCCGGATTATCCGATAGAAATCATCCGCTCGACGGCCTGATAGGCGCGTTTGCGGATATCCTCAGGCACATGTATTTCATACTGTTCTTTCAGT
Proteins encoded in this region:
- a CDS encoding Coenzyme F420 hydrogenase/dehydrogenase, beta subunit C-terminal domain, whose translation is MKTNKADMVYCDQFEYLKNNVINHGLCTHCGTCAGLAGGALNMIETASGPLPVLNRGNETLKDPLIYDACPGKGLSYPELNRYVFGKTPENMLLGTCRALYVGYSRDRVIRKNSASGGIVSQVLIYLLQQKMIDGAVIVQMCNDTPWLARPVIAHTPADILDGGQSVYTPVPVNTILAQIQAFDGRLAFVGTPDQVASIRYLQMRRYEPALKIKYIIGLYVGTLMYIGAVESFLKSNRVQSLSEIRSLKYRDGEWPGYLKIELKDGNVLTAKKFYYNYLIPFYITQSSLLSVDFTNELTDISVGDAWSPRYIRQGMGFSVAAARSEKGVELLRAMQTEKCIELSAISPDHAMAMHAHMLDFKKRGAFIRFKIRKALGMKHPDFGYSPVRIPKKRILIEILIYCLFALGKRPVFRKLVQHIPPRILGPKFDVLRYKWKSLSRRTKRSGLEQQRFKEQGIPHDP
- a CDS encoding class I SAM-dependent methyltransferase encodes the protein MTHNEYHFTFRGVWSRLCDEYRYYTQRPWTLTQVGKFWDTVTAYDEVNSRLYTYDKRFTESWKLAAPYLENKTYVALDIQARSGNGTEYWSRKIDMSFVTLVDFSDFLQKCAEKKLTGTEICYNTVKITDFPLPFDDDSFNLVLSYETIEHVYQYDQFVSELSRVLTRDGVCILTCPNVGWEIVHWIAAIVNINHSEGPHRFIARKKLLHSFRKHRLRILAENSTVILPFKNRFSITLNEKLEQYLPESIKQKIALRRTFILRKQTRI
- a CDS encoding class I SAM-dependent methyltransferase, yielding MSLQKGVLDKNYAWARKRKPELIFRYRVRAALIKTIMDRYLSGHRDLQILDFGSAEGLTLLQLCKYFPNAHFTGVEYSRELLQTAPPLPSNIHLCQGDISNLDDKIRSKKYDLVTALAVLEHLETPEKALQTAHSVLKPGGLFVATVPSPLWDQIATRLGLLQDHHESSLNKKSLRELFIRSGYKGAEYGRFMWAPVSALPYLHISVSPVASLKIDAFIYKLWVLNWLYVNQFIIAKR
- a CDS encoding sulfotransferase, with product MIIAISTLSIVLFVVMLKKSGVIQKGRDILSALKDVLGVFGDEDLDDLMREKEIQKASLRMFGYFFSILLRSLFVLALAFVPIGLAGLLFSAPIDAYLDFLAQWQVILVSAVLITVWFYITEKQKKTGDDQTNNYSVSDQLLHTMAFSAIGLQKSATRLESLMYGRRFQNIEIKSPIFITSLPRAGTTLMLEVLSRFPSLASHTYRDMPFLLTPYLWAKMSRVFQKKSELRERAHGDGMQVGFDSPEAFEEILWRSFWPEKYSSSGIELWTADDEKDAADSFFTQHMKKIIALRCPDHRDTARYVSKNNANISRLQLIAQMFPDAVILLILRHPLEQATSLLRQHRHFLELHEKDPFVRQYMRDIGHYEFGDLHRPIRFPAFAEYCGRRNPLTLNYWLGYWISAFEFVSQFMDNLYIIPYEQTCRQGAAALERICTTLDIPTEGQLDAIAGLFGEPSMRGERGGCDKHVLEKAERVYNTLLQAKSIL
- a CDS encoding GDSL-type esterase/lipase family protein produces the protein MRKEFFKPDPAVRKKLYIIYLLSIHLLLIGLLYSCVLFRRPSIEKTIDRTSLYYHRHVKYHLRATGNWPDGSFIFIGDSHIEGLCGSAVANPAVNLGIGKDTIAGSIARIDQYQNLSKAKCIILSIGSNDLNRQSIIQMIEEMTILIKHLPEKVPFICCGLFPTYDTLGDRNKKARLFNQEMVKLCHEYCTGSFIDIYDSLLDEQGRVNKQYYDADGIHLNSNGNAIWIKALRNQLAEHGA
- a CDS encoding methyltransferase domain-containing protein gives rise to the protein MGGSVIKTNFTRGSGLFENLLSKKRAALAAHYIRKHNGPQTSILDIGCGTFPFFLSRVNFTNKYALDRIPVYTPSLNIHFTNQDLQVNVQLPFEDNTFDVITALAFVEHVNDANRKKLFLEIYRVLKRGGMFFLTTPCKWTESILIILAKLNMVSREELREHKDLLTRDELKELLILSGFDRHTIQSGRFEAGLNLYEMAVK